DNA from Sulfurimonas gotlandica GD1:
TGAAACAGAAAAAACACAGTTACAAAAAGAAAAAGTTTCATATGAAAATATAAGTGCCAAAGTCTTACTGGCAGAAGATAACGAAATCAATCAGATGGTCGCTATAGAGTTTTTAGAATCATTTAATTGTGATGTTGATGTTGTAAACAATGGTAAAGAAGCAGTAGAAAAACTAACTACAGATAAATATGATATAGTTTTTATGGATATACAAATGCCAGAGATGGATGGTTTGAGTGCAACGAAGATGATAAGAGAAAAGTTAAAACTTGATATTCCTATTGTTGCTATGACAGCTAACGCTATGAAGCAAGATGTAGAAGCAAGTCTGGCAGTTGGTATGAATGCCCATATATCAAAACCGATTGATCCAAATGAGATAAAGAAAAACTTGCAGAAATTTGTAAAAAAATCAATTGTTGTAACCTCACAACATGAATTAAATACTTTAGAAGAGATAGATGATTCACAAGATGAAGATGAGCAGAGTGTAGCAATGTTATTAAAAATTTCACAGTCTGAACTTGGTGTATCAGATACTGTGATGGAAAAATTTGTAAATAAATTTATGTCAACATTAGATAACTCTATCTCTGAATTGCAAAAAGGTATTAATGATAGTGATTATGATAAAATTCAAAAAGCGGCGCATAAATTACGTGGCGCAGCACTAAATCTAAGAATTACTCCTTTAATTGAAGCCACACAAGAGATGGAACATAATGCAAAAGAAGAAAATACAATTGATTATGCAATACATCTTGACAAAATTGTAAATTTTAAAAATAGCTACAAAGAGTACTTAAAAAGCAAAGAGGAGCAATAGTATGGTTAATAGTTTAAATGTAATGATTGTTGATGATGAAGAGTTAAATATAATGATTTTAGAAGAGTTAGTCTCATCTCAAAATCACAAAGTAACGGCATTTGAAAATCCACTTGATGCTTTAGATTATGTGAAATCCAATGAACCTGACATTGTTTTGATTGATTATATGATGCCTGAAATGGATGGTATTGAACTTACTAAACATATTAAAGTACATTATCCTGATATGATAGTCGTTATGATTACTGCAGCAGGAGAGCAACAAGACCTAAAAATACAAGCACTTGAAGCTGGAGTGACTGATTTTTTATTAAAGCCTATAGATACTGTAGAGGTGCAATTGAGACTTAGAAATCTTGCTGAGCTTCGCTATTCAAAAAAGCTTATGAAAGAATATAATAAAAATCTTGAAGAGGATGTTTATAAAGCAACCGAGCAGATATTAGAAGGATATCATGAAGCATTACAGATTATTTCCAATGCTGCTGAGTATAGAGATCCTGAGACATCAAACCATATCAACAGGGTTGCTCACTATAGTAAATTGATTGGAGAAAAACTAGGATTAAGTAGTGAAGAGCAAGAGATAATTTTTTATGCATCCCCATTACACGATGTAGGGAAAATCGCTATTCCGGATGCAATCCTGCTTAAACCAGGGAAATTGACAGATGAAGAGTTTGATATTATGAGATCACATTCTTTAAGTGGTTTTGAGATATTGAAAGATGCTAAAAATCCATATTTAAAAGCTGGTGCAGAGATCGCATTATCACATCATGAACGCTATGATGGTAATGGTTATCCAAACAAGGTTAAAGGTGAGGATATACATTTGTATAGTAGAGTAACAGCTGTTGCTGATGTGTTTGATGCTTTGACCTCAAGTAGGCCTTATAAAGAGGCATGGCCATTTGAAAAAGCGATTCAATTAATTGAGAGTGAAAAGGGAGGTCATTTTGACCCTATTATTGTTTCTATTTTTGTAGAAAACATCGATCAGGTTCAAGAAATTTTTAATCATTTCAATAATTAATTTGAAATTGAAAATAGTTATATTTTGAATTATAAGAAAAAGTAATTATTATGACTGGAATTTTGGAATTTAAAAACTAAAATTTTATAGTTTTGTTTTAGAAGGTATTATACTTTTAACTAACAACTTTATTTTTACCGCCATTGTAGCTATATATAGTTTTTCATCATCTTTTTAACAGTATAACCAAGCTCAAGAAAAGTCAGCTTAAAAATGGTCTAGTTTTAGGGAGAGCTACAGTAGGATTTAATATAAGTTTTTTTTCATTAAATCCATTTTCATTAAGCTCTTAGTTTTGGAACAATTTTTAGTAACAGGAAGATTGTTCCAAATAGAGTTGAATTTTGGAACATACTCCAAAAGGTACTGATTCTGGAACACTTAAGGCCTATTTGTCATAAGCGGAGTCAAAATTGGCACTTTTTAGTGTAAGTGTATCCATAAACTAGGGATTTATTGGTTGATAAGTTGCTGAAATCAGCCTCGCCATTGACAGCAAATGGTATAAGTTTCATAATAAAAAATTTAAATAGCACTATAGGACGTATAAATGAGCTGTGGAATGATCTCAATAAAGTAGACACATTTTAACTCAACATCTCACCAATATAGCATAATTTCAAACTGATTTTAGGCATCAGTTTTTTTTCATTATATTTTATTTTTCTTGTATATTGTTGTTTTTACACATATAAACTTTACAAAGGACCTGTTTAAGAAATATTCCTGTATTTTTATTTTGCCAAAGCACTATATTGTCAATATCAGCATTTTTTTCTAAAGTATATCCTTCTGATTGCTTTTGAAGTATCTTGCTACTTAATCGTTCTGGCTTATCATTATCTGCAGCAGCTAATCTAACAATTTGATCATTATTTTTGTATATCCCAAAACCATTAAATATAAATTTTATATTAACTGTCTCCCCGGCAATTGGATTAGAACGACTAATACCATCTACACTATATTCATTAGATAAAGCGATATCTCCTAAAGCCATTAAAAATACTAGCCTATCTGGCTCTTGGTCATTTTTATCATACTCTGTAACATCATCGCAATAGTTAGTTAAAAAGTCTAAAAAATTATTTTTTATATGGATAGATAATTTATTTTTTGCTCTTGTTATAGCTACATATATTAATCTCTTATCATAGTCATCTTTAATAAAATTCTCGTCAATACAAATGTATACAGAATCAAACTCTTTACCTTTAGCTTTATGCATAGTTGATACTATTACATCTGCTCTGCTTATCTCAAATTCTTCAAATGTAATCTCTTCTAAATATTCCTCGAATACAGTTATAAAATGCTTTTGACTATATTGAATATTATCTTCATACTCATCCATGAATCTTTTTATTACACTTTGAGCTAATCGATAGTTTTTGGAATTTGAATAAATAGCTTCAAGTTTATCTAGAGCTTTGTCTATATCATTCTCTTTCCAAAAGAATAAAAAATCTTGTAGCTCTATTAAATTTCCAAGACTAAAACCATCTTTAGAAGTGATATATTTTGCTTTGATATTGTTTGCAATAAGTTGAGAATATATTGTTAATATTTCATCATTGTTTCTTGCTAGGATGGCTATTGTTTCAGAACTATCATGAGATACATGTTGGACTATGTTATGAATGTAACTAGAGTTCTGATATTTAATAAAATTAATCTCTCCATTTTCATTAGAGTTGGATAACAGTTTTTTTGTCTTTAACCTATTAGATAGAATCTCACTATAGCTATTAGCGTACTCTATTATATTTTTTTTGCTTCTATAGTTTGTAGATAACTCATACTGTGAATAGTTTGACTCCTCTGTTGTTACTAAATCTTTAGTCTCTTCTTGTATTACTTCAAAATCATTTTTAAAGTGCTTAATATAAACTATGTCTGCTTTATCCTTTCCAAAATTATTTATACATTGGTCATCATCTCCAACAGCAATAATTTTTTTATCATTTGACATTTTTGAATATATAGCTTGTATAAATTCATATGTATCTTTACCTACATCTTGATACTCATCTAAAACTAGCATTTGAATATATGGTAAATTTATTTCATCATTCTTCAACATATTACTAGCTAGAGCGATAACACTATGTAAAGCAGATTGGTCATTTTTTATATTTGTACCAAGTAACTCTATTGCAAAAGAATGGAAAGTGTATATTTTCATAGCATATACTTGGTTACCAATCAATTTTTTAAGTCTGTTTTTGAATTCTGCCACAGCAACTCTAGAATGAGCTAGCATCAAAAAGTACTCAGCTTTATTATTTTCTATCGTAACTAATGAAGCTATCTTATGAACTAAACTTTTTGTTTTACCACTACCAGGACCAGCAAGAACCATTATTGAACTGCTTTTATTATCCTCAAATATTCTTTTTTGCTCATCATTCAAATCATGTATTATCTCTTTTAATCGCTCTTTTGTTATTGGAAGTTGAATCTCTTTATCATTAAATTTATATTTTTTCTTAAATTTACTATACTCCATTCCAAAATAGTCTTCTACAAATTCAGATGTTTTATTCCAGCCATCTTTAATTAATTTTTCTAAAAATGCTATTTGAATATGGATTGATTCAATTTTTCTTTCATAGTATGGCTTAAGGCTTTTGTTAT
Protein-coding regions in this window:
- a CDS encoding HD domain-containing phosphohydrolase; the protein is MVNSLNVMIVDDEELNIMILEELVSSQNHKVTAFENPLDALDYVKSNEPDIVLIDYMMPEMDGIELTKHIKVHYPDMIVVMITAAGEQQDLKIQALEAGVTDFLLKPIDTVEVQLRLRNLAELRYSKKLMKEYNKNLEEDVYKATEQILEGYHEALQIISNAAEYRDPETSNHINRVAHYSKLIGEKLGLSSEEQEIIFYASPLHDVGKIAIPDAILLKPGKLTDEEFDIMRSHSLSGFEILKDAKNPYLKAGAEIALSHHERYDGNGYPNKVKGEDIHLYSRVTAVADVFDALTSSRPYKEAWPFEKAIQLIESEKGGHFDPIIVSIFVENIDQVQEIFNHFNN